A window of Amycolatopsis australiensis contains these coding sequences:
- a CDS encoding alpha/beta hydrolase: protein MRATLLMLAVVVLAASGVTAAQASAAVADDGAKVVEETWLDARTADLKIDSPALGTTGMVRLIVPSGWSAQPGRTWPVLLLLHGCCEPVDYRSWDQFTDVKAFTAGKDALVVMPTDGPAGMYTKWWNFGLKNTPDWDTFHTAEVRQIVERGYRGGTRRAVAGLSIGGYGALAYAFQHPGMFGAAASYSGVPNTLYPGIPVWIIGILARAGIFDYLTLWGDSFGMRPIWSAHNPYDHVDALRGTALYISCGNGQTGPLDPPGQSDVLEPSALLSSRSFTDRLRQAGIPATVDFYGPGTHSWPYWQRALHNSWPVLAGALGLPA, encoded by the coding sequence ATGCGTGCCACCCTGCTGATGCTGGCCGTCGTGGTCCTGGCCGCCAGTGGCGTCACCGCCGCACAGGCGAGCGCCGCCGTGGCCGACGACGGCGCGAAGGTCGTCGAGGAGACGTGGCTGGACGCCCGGACCGCCGACCTGAAGATCGATTCGCCGGCACTGGGCACGACCGGCATGGTCCGGCTGATCGTGCCGTCCGGCTGGTCCGCGCAGCCGGGCCGGACCTGGCCGGTGCTGCTCCTGCTGCATGGCTGCTGCGAACCCGTCGACTACCGCTCGTGGGACCAGTTCACCGACGTCAAGGCGTTCACCGCGGGCAAGGACGCGCTCGTCGTGATGCCGACGGACGGACCGGCCGGGATGTACACGAAATGGTGGAACTTCGGGCTGAAGAACACGCCCGACTGGGACACGTTCCACACCGCCGAGGTCCGGCAGATCGTCGAACGCGGCTACCGCGGCGGCACGCGGCGGGCGGTCGCCGGGCTGTCGATCGGCGGGTACGGCGCGCTCGCCTACGCGTTCCAGCACCCGGGCATGTTCGGCGCGGCGGCGTCCTACAGCGGCGTGCCGAACACGCTGTACCCCGGGATCCCGGTGTGGATCATCGGCATTCTCGCCCGCGCCGGGATCTTCGACTACCTCACGCTCTGGGGTGATTCCTTCGGGATGCGGCCGATCTGGTCCGCGCACAACCCGTACGACCACGTCGACGCGCTGCGCGGCACGGCGCTCTACATCTCCTGCGGCAACGGGCAGACCGGTCCGCTCGACCCGCCCGGCCAGTCCGACGTGCTGGAACCGTCGGCCCTGCTGTCGTCGCGGAGCTTCACCGACCGGCTGCGGCAGGCCGGCATCCCGGCGACCGTCGACTTCTACGGGCCGGGCACGCACAGCTGGCCGTACTGGCAGCGGGCGCTGCACAACTCGTGGCCGGTCCTGGCCGGCGCGCTCGGCCTCCCGGCCTGA
- a CDS encoding acyl-CoA carboxylase subunit beta translates to MDELTPTTAFRIADLAARQDEAVRIAEKKAVDRQHAKGKLTARERIGLLLDPGSFVELDQFARHRCSEFGMAATRPYGDGVVTGHGTVDGRPVCVFSQDFTVFGGSMGEVSGEKVLKVMDLAMNLGCPVVGINDSGGARIQEGVVSLAYYAELGRRTAHASGVIPQISMIMGPCAGGAVYAPAITDFTVMVDGTSHMFVTGPDVVHAVTGERVTAQELGGAAVHSEVAGNAHHRAAGEHDAIAWVQTLLGYLPANNLDPAPEYADDTSPVLTPADLELDRLVPDAPNRTYDMTELIARLVDDGEFTEVHSAFAANMICAFGRVQGRTVGVVANQPRHQAGVLDIDASEKAARFVRFCDAFSIPLLTLADVPGYLPGTGQERGGIIRRGAKLIYAYSEATVPKVTVVVRKAYGGGYAVMGSKHLGADVTLAWPTAEIAVMGAEGAVEVLHRRKLAALPPERRAAARRRLTDEYRERHTGPYLAAERGYIDQVVTPSQTRLHVARALRTLRTKRQTLPARKHGNIPL, encoded by the coding sequence ATGGACGAGCTGACGCCGACCACCGCGTTCCGCATCGCCGACCTCGCCGCCCGGCAGGACGAAGCCGTCCGGATCGCCGAGAAGAAGGCCGTCGACCGGCAGCACGCCAAGGGCAAGCTCACCGCCCGCGAACGGATCGGCCTGCTGCTCGACCCCGGCTCCTTCGTCGAGCTAGACCAGTTCGCCCGGCACCGGTGCAGCGAATTCGGCATGGCCGCCACCCGGCCCTACGGCGACGGCGTCGTCACCGGGCACGGCACCGTCGACGGCCGCCCGGTCTGCGTCTTCTCCCAGGACTTCACCGTCTTCGGCGGCAGCATGGGCGAGGTCTCCGGCGAGAAGGTCCTCAAAGTGATGGACCTGGCCATGAACCTCGGCTGCCCGGTCGTCGGGATCAACGACTCCGGCGGCGCCCGGATCCAGGAGGGTGTCGTCTCGCTGGCCTACTACGCGGAACTGGGCCGGCGCACCGCCCACGCCTCCGGGGTCATCCCGCAGATCTCGATGATCATGGGCCCGTGCGCCGGCGGCGCCGTCTACGCGCCGGCCATCACCGACTTCACCGTGATGGTCGACGGCACCTCGCACATGTTCGTCACGGGCCCGGACGTCGTGCACGCGGTCACCGGCGAGCGCGTCACCGCGCAGGAGCTCGGCGGCGCGGCCGTGCACAGCGAGGTCGCCGGCAACGCTCACCACCGGGCCGCCGGCGAGCACGACGCCATCGCCTGGGTGCAGACCCTGCTCGGCTACCTGCCCGCGAACAACCTGGACCCGGCCCCGGAGTACGCCGACGACACCAGTCCCGTCCTCACCCCGGCCGACCTCGAGCTCGACCGGCTGGTGCCCGACGCGCCGAACCGGACCTACGACATGACGGAGCTGATCGCCCGCCTGGTCGACGACGGCGAGTTCACCGAAGTGCACAGCGCCTTCGCGGCCAACATGATCTGCGCGTTCGGCCGCGTCCAGGGCCGCACCGTGGGGGTCGTGGCGAACCAGCCGCGCCACCAGGCCGGCGTGCTCGACATCGACGCGTCGGAGAAGGCCGCGCGGTTCGTGCGCTTCTGCGACGCCTTCTCGATCCCGCTGCTCACGCTGGCCGACGTCCCCGGGTACCTGCCGGGCACCGGCCAGGAACGCGGCGGCATCATCCGCCGCGGCGCCAAGCTGATCTACGCCTATTCCGAAGCCACGGTGCCGAAGGTGACCGTCGTGGTCCGCAAGGCCTACGGCGGCGGCTACGCGGTGATGGGATCCAAGCACCTCGGCGCCGACGTCACGCTGGCCTGGCCCACCGCAGAGATCGCGGTGATGGGCGCCGAAGGCGCGGTCGAGGTGCTGCACCGGCGGAAGCTGGCCGCGCTCCCGCCCGAGCGCCGGGCGGCCGCGCGGCGGCGGCTCACCGACGAGTACCGCGAGCGCCACACCGGCCCGTACCTGGCCGCCGAACGCGGCTACATCGACCAGGTCGTCACGCCGTCGCAGACCCGGCTGCACGTCGCGCGCGCCCTGCGGACGCTGCGCACCAAGCGCCAGACCCTGCCGGCCAGGAAGCACGGAAACATCCCGCTGTGA